TGCCCCAGACAAAGGGACTAATTAATGAAATGAAGCTGGGACGTGACTGAACTCCTTGAGGAACCAGTACCCTGGGAAACCCTGGACAACAAAATTCCTTATTATCCTCTTTCCTGAATCCCTGAAATGCAAAGCTCGAATTACCTGAGCAGGTAACTCCGGCATCCCGACGGTGTGTGCAGTCATTCACACCCCACGGACTCCCAGAGCACTGATCGAGGGCAGGCTCTGTCCCCAAACACTTCACGTCACTCAGCCAGATGGTCCCAGTCCCCTCTCCAGAGGCTGCCCCGTGCAGCACTGACACTGCAGTCCCACAGTTCAACAGTCTGCAGACCACACTCGCTGCATTTGCATCCCAGCCAGCGTCACAGACGGTCCCCCAGACGGATTTACGAAAGACCTCAACTCTCCCGGAGCACATGTTACTGTTCACCAGCCGTACGGGCACCGGTCCTGGAATTGAGAAGGGGAATTGAGGCACGATGTAGGACATAATGTTTTTATGAACAAGACATCAACAGAATGAAAGAAAATGGCTTGCATTTctcattgcgcctttcatgacctcaggatatctcaaagcactttaaagccaatgaagtactttttgaagtgtagccactagtCTAATATAGGAAAAGctgcagttaatttgcacacagcaagttcccacaaacagcaatgtgataatgaccagattatctatttttagtgatgttggatgagcaataaatattggcgaggacaccgggaagaacttccTCTGctgttcttctaaatagtgccatggatcttttacaccACCCGAGGTGGCAGACAgggccccggtttaatgtctcatctgaaagacggcacctccaacagtgcagtgctccctcagtacagatactgggagtgtcggcctggattatggagcTCAAGTCCTAGAGTATATATatctacctctgacagtgcagtgctctctcagtactggcactgggagtgtcagtctggatttggaGCTCAAGTCCTAGAGTATATATatttacctccgacagtgcagtgctctctcagtactggcactgggagtgtcagcctggattatggagcTCAAGTCCTAGAGTATATACatttacctccgacagtgcagtgctccctcagtactgacactgggagtgtcggcctggattatggagcTCAAGTCCGAGAGTATATATatctacctctgacagtgcagtgctccctcagtcctggcaCTGGGAGAGCCACCCTGGATTATTGGACTCAGgcctctgaagtggggcttgaacacacaactttctgactcagaggcctggGTGCAGacgctgagacacggctgacactgacCGGGAAGAATGTGAGGAGGATAAATTGGTCTTGGGTGGTAGCGCAAATCGAACACAAGCGAATGTACTCCCgccaattttcttttctattgaggCATGAAtcaagagagtggagcgcaccagttcaaactgtctcaggacagagagtggagagcaccagttcaaactgtcacaggacagagagtggagagcaccagttcaaactgtcacaggacagagagtggagagcaccagttcacactgtcacaggacagagagtggtgagcaccagttcaaactgtcacaggacagagagtggagagcaccagttcaaactgtcacaggacagagagtagagagcaccagttcacactgtcacaggacagagagtggtgagcaccagttcaaactgtcacaggacagagagtggtgagcaccagttcaaactgtcacaggagcatccagtcctgccctggtaactgcccccaaaggaagtggagtgtgggaaattgcactccgcttccattgaggggtggtaaggccaattctgcggtgggagcaggacttccacgctgggggctaaaattcccggccccagaaggttgccGCCCCCGaggtgggagcctgtgcggggaggcagagggaagtggaggggagacgtgggcgggggatggaggggagagtggtggaggtgggggggcggagaaacccagggcgggggacgggaggggccacattgcagcgaaggtctgggggggcgaagtgtgttggaggggcgggcctgggggctctgtgcctcggtgcggggatgtttggagtggggtggatgggttgactgcgcagatggcggttggtggatatggtgtggttggcgtcgcgggagcgtggctccggggtggccggggctgggggctcgacatccgggggtgttcggcatttgggaaggattctgacgggacgggacgggttgggtgtgggggggtgttcccggtgttgggtgggtccggagccggcggGGGGGGGCACGGTCTGGGGatcgggggtgggctgtttggggctgggttggggagagacttcttcactcggggagttgttggcctgtggggttccctgccgcggagagttgttgatgccggttcattggatgtgttcgggagggagttggatgtggtccttgcggctgggggggtcggggggtgtggaggatgCGTGGGAGGGGGGTGGTGCTGGTGTgggtgatctgccatgatcttgttgaatggtggtgcaggctcgaagggccgaatggccgactcctgcaactattttcgatgtttctgtgcTTCTAATTTATACTCAGAATATTTTGGTTGAGGTGAGAGTCTAGGAACGGTGGAGGAGCAgagatacacaaattactaaaagccAGTGCACTGCTACAGTGAccaaaggctaatgaaatgttggcctttatctcgggaGCTGGTGTACAAAAGGGTGGACGTTATGTTACAGCtggacagagctctggttagaccccatccggagtactgtgctcagttctgggcaccacatctcaggaaggatatgctggacttggaaggggtacagcgtagattcaccaggatgattccGGATGTTAAATTGGaaaaggttgcacagactaggcttgtactcccttgagtttagaagattaagggttgagctaattgagatgtttaaggatttgatagggtcgatagagaaaaactatttcgtccagtggggaatctagaacaaaggggcataaccttTAAATTAGAGCTAAGCGGTTCAGGAGCGAAATCAGGAGCTCTTTTCCACAcaaatggtagtggaaatctggaattctatctccaatccatgaggtgctgtggaccatcagcagcattgtattccaccacaatctgtaacctcatggcctggcatatccctcaccctaccatcaccatcaagctaggcgaccaaccctggttcaatgaggagtgcagaagagcatgccaggagcagcaccaggcgtacctaaaaatgaggtgccaacctggtgaagctacacacaggactacatgcataataaacagcagaagcagcatgttatagagcgagccaagcgatcccacaaccaacggatcagatcaaagctttggaGTCCTGCGACATCCAATCATGAATGGTAGGGGACAATTAAATaaccaacaggaggaggaggctccatgaacatcccaatcctcaatgatggcagagcccagcatgcagTGCAAAAGACCATCTGAGCGGGAACTCCGCTCACCCgtgcagggaactcccctcacccgagcggggaactcccctcacctgagctggggaactcccctcacccgagcaggtaactcccctcacctgaGCAGGTAACTCCGGCATCCTTGCTGTGTGTGCAATTATTCACCCCCCATGGGTTAGCAGAGCACTGATCGAGGGCAGGCTCTGTCCCATTACACCACACATCATCCAACCAGATgtcctcagtcccctctccatagTAGGCGCCTCCTATTGCTGACAGGGCCGTCCCACAGTTCAACATTCTGCAGACCACATTCGCTGCATTATCATCCCAGCCATCATCACAGACCGTCCCCCAGACGGATTTACGATAGACCTCAACTCTCCCGGAGCACATGTTGTTACCGTTCACCAGTCGTACGGGCACCGGACCTGCAATAGAGACAGGATCACAGTTAAACTTGTCTGGGATTAACTGGACTTTCACCGGGCTCCACGCCTGGATTTTATAACTGGAGTTCGAAATTGCACACAGTCTATTGAACTTGTACCTCAGGTGGGGCATAGTTGGAGAATTGAATGAGATGCACCATTATAAAACATAGGAACAAGTGTAGCCCAGATTCACTGGGTGTAACCAGAGCTGAGGGgatagttacagagagagagaccagagaagATAAACTGGTCTCGGGAGATTACTGGGTTACCAGGGACGAGTGAGCAGGAGTGTGGAATTAGACTAGGTGGCATATTATAGGATGCGGGGAGGGACTCCGCTCACCCTAGAGGAGGACTCTGCTTACCCCAGAGTGGGACTCCACTCACCTGAGCAGGTAACTCCAGCGTCCTTGCTGTGGTTGCAGTTATTCACCCCCCCTGGAGTGACAGAGCACTGGTCGAGGGCAGGctctgtcccaagacacttcacacccATCATCCAGATGTCCCCAGTCCCCTCTCCATAGTAGGTACCAGTCCGTGCTGACAGGGCCGTCCCACAGTTCAACAGTCTGCAGACCACACTCGCTCCATTCACATCCCAGCCATCGTCACAGACTGTCCCCCAGACAGATTTACGATAGACCTCAACTCTCCCAGAGCACATGTTGTTACCGTTCACCAGCCGTACGGGCACCGGACCTGCAATAGAGAGGAGAACacagtctctgatttgtcacactgcttgtccgacatccagtcctggatgagcagaaatttcctgcaactaaatattgggaagacccaaaccgccacaaactccattcccaagccaccaattccatccctctccctgaccactGTCTGTGCTGAACCAGACCTTTGtcgaccttggcatcctatttgaccccgcgATGAGCCTCTGACCCcatgtcctctccatcaccaagacctcctgcttcctcctgtgtaacatcgcccgtctccgcccctgcctcatttCATCAGCTGTTGAAACATACTAGTCCGGGCCCTTGgatacctcttgacttgactattccaatgtgctcctagttggtctcccatcttccaccctccgtaaacttcagctctgctgcccatatcctaacatgTAACAAATCCTGTTCACCTATCACCTCTGAGCCTTTTGTTCATCCCcaatttaatcgctccactattgttggctgtgcctttagctgcctgggccctaagcactggaacttccttcctaaacctcttcacctctctacctcgctcttcttttagacgctccttaaaacctacctatttgacctgccctaatatctccttatgtagccggatgtcacattttgtttgataacgctcctgtgaagcgctttgagatgttttactatgttataggcactatataaatgcaacgattgtgccgatagatttagatgaggaaagtcaggaggaggttcaagtggagcaaaaatgccgacatggactggttggccgaatggtctgtttctgtgtcgtatctcATATGTAAGTTGTTGTTCtcgttaatcccactgccccgctctccccatagccctgtatcaatcccaaactaatcccactgccccgctctccccatagccctgcataaatcccaaactaatcccactgccccactctccccatagccctgtatcaatcccaaactaatctcactgccccactctccccacagccctgtatcaatcccaaactaatcctactgccccactctccccatagccctgtatcaatcccaccctaatcccactgcccagctctccccctatagacctgtatcaatcccaacctaatcccactgcccagctcttcccccatagtcctgtatcaatcccaacctaatcccactgcccagctcttccccatagtcctgtatcaatcccaacctaatcccactgcccagctcttcccccatagccctgtatcaatcccaacctaatcccactgcccagctctcctccccatagccctgtatcaatcccaaactaatcccactgcccagctcttcccccatagacctgtatcaatcccaacctaatcccactgcccagctcttcccccatagtcctgtatcaatcccaacctaatcccactgcccagctcttcccccatagccctgtatcaatcccaacctaatcccactgcccagctctcctccccatagccctgtatcgatcccaaactaatcccactgcccagctcttcccccatagtcctgtatcaatcccaacctaatcccactgtccagctcttcccccatagccctgtatcaatcccaacctaatcccactgcccagctctcctccccatagccctgtatcaatcccaaactaatctcactggccAGCTTTCTACTCCTAGCCTTGGGGTGCGGTGCAGATATGGATCAAGAATCTCTCTGATCACTGCGATACATTGCAATAGTACAAATACATACAAAGCACAAgtgactcccctcacccgagccggTGACGCCCCTCACCCGAGCCGGTGAATCTACTCACCTGAGCAGGTGACTCCAGCATCCTTGCTGTGTGTGCAGTTATTCACCCCCCATGGGTTGGCAGAGCACTGATCGAGAGCAAGctctgtcccaaggcacttcacatcatACAACCAGATGGCCCCAGTCCCCTCTCCATAGTAAGCACCTCCTGTTGCTGACAGAGCCATCCCACAGTTCAACAGTCTGCAGACCACACTCGCTGCTTTTTCATCCCAATCATTGTCGCAAACGGTCCCCCAGATGGATTTATGATAGACCTCAACTCTCCCGGAGCACATGTTGGTCCCGTTCACCAGCCGTACGGGCACCGGACCTGGAGTAGAGACGGAAACATGGTTAAACTGGTCTGGGACTATCTACAGAAACATGCAGTTGTAGGTGGAACATGTACATGGTGCTCTAAGAGGTAACCGAgtaatttggattttcaaaagacactTATCAAGGTTCCAGATGTGAGACAGGGTCGGCAAGGTTAAGACTAATgtctacaaagatgataccagacacagtcccacgagggagaaaggaatggcatACAAAGCTAAAGCTCACTGGATGGCTAAAGATACAAGAATGCTAACAGAAGTGAGAGGTTAACTCTATCAGGAAAGTTTGAACAGGCTGACGCTCTTTCCTCTAGAATAGAGAAGACTAAGAGGTGTCCTGATAGTGGTCTTTAACATTAGGAAAGTGTTCGACAGTGTCATgtctgtacttttgggatcactagccactagatgacgtcactgttggaggccattggcctcatgctcctggtgttggccctgttggccaggggttgtagggctggtctggtgcaggctggtggtggctgggctgcccattgaccactgtccctggagtgggtctgcctcccactggctgtgtgtgtgtcctgcaaggggcatcacattcgttccaaaggtccaggctacatggtcaggtagcctcctacaggggaattccattggcatcagcatggtccctgtaggacccaatgtcctttggcagtgtccaactggtatacatgacaccttggctctgatcacacatagtcgagcctgcattatacattctagcacttgcatcacttttgggtgtcctggtttcaacagacatggttacattaggcatttcacattctttattaTTATTGTTGAcacaataaacttgttcttaaccttactgacacctgcattcatctcattagtcacattagttaaaccagcatcacaattcatggttagattgcatacattttcatacttgcaccctttaattgcatctttagctttaaagtccgtgtactcaaatagctgaaacttcccctttaaatttctttggttaccggtctcctttaagggagccttcaaatctgattggccgctcggtgtcacatgatgctcctccatgctcactcgtggtatggtggaggccattttgattacaagtttttctccttgtgctgcggctgccattttctggctttcctgcaggtagactgtggtgctctttccttccacaggttcgaccctggacatcGGGAATCTATTTCTTTCAATGCCATTCACCTCTTGGattgctgccccggcccggaaagtggagtttggatcctcggtctcggagatttcgcCGGAGTGccgtgggcagtcgagctggacagtggaacttccggatgctgcgatggatccatgttcgaggtcgattgccggagcccggaggcctgggagcagtttcGCTTGGACAGAATGCCGATTGGCCGGATTCAACCAaaattcttcaaaggtcgcttggttcatcgcagactggctcgcccctgtgtcgctctccatagaaactgggaccccgtcgacatcTACTTTCTTCGGTGGAGCagatatgagttccatactcttcttccaggcattgagcaacttcaccttcctctgtgccggagccccggtgatcagccaacttatcagagacgtggtgagtaaagctttttctgcagatCCTTTGAAggtccttttctctttgcatgcatagtctttgtggcggcactggtgggccctgtttctgcccttagaagtatgcatgcggtgcactgctctcgttggtttagagtcccttaatgcttcatttaggtggtcgccaaagtcgcacggtgcagccagtctcaagtgttccaatctttctacaaaatcgtcccaatcttccccatcggtaaattgctgaaagttgctgagattcgacatgctgagcgtgtggttcgtgacctcgtatcccatcctcgtcgccagttgcagcgtatgtaggcacctttagtaatgactccacgaggcagggtatgatacttaaactgtgtagacctgtcgtcctttatttgcagctcctgagtgaggacaataagctgtgtgttcctttttatactgggttacctgcagtgtgtaggtaacccttaggtctccagcagcagcaccctctggtgtacaggtaaggtgtgtacagtgtaagggtacattcagtgttgcataacagtgttacagacatcacacagtaaacaggcatgcatacacaacaccggacacggacacgggggcgagtcaatcgataatgagccagaggacattcgacaagctgtgaggtACCAAGGCTGTgaagcccaggctgagtccagtcaataccaaattgtgcacgtacaccaaagtactcataacggtgattggcagtgccacaattaaagtgttgtatgatggtgcagttcacgagttaccgctatggattgtcccaggcaatggcccaacgctgttcggcaggaattggcttgaaaacatcagatgcaattggaacgacatcaaggcgttgttgtcggagaaagatacatgtgccaagtactgagcaaattcccctcgctgttcgaaccaggcattggcaacttcacgggagccacggtgcagatccacgtggactcggatgcaagacccgtctatcataaagctcaggcagttccgtatatgctgagggagaaggtcgaaatcgaaatggatagactccagcgtgaagggatcatatcaccagttgaatttaatgaatgggccagccccattgttcctgtgctgaaaagtgatggcacagtcagaatctgtggagactacaaggctacgatcaacagggtttcgaaataggatcagtacccgttaccaaaggctgattacTTGTTTGCAATGCCAGCCGGGGGAAAGTGGtttaccaaactggacttgacgttgacctacatgacacaggagctgatcaagacgtcgaagagacttacgtgcactaacacgcataaaggactgtttatttatcacaggtgccctttcagaattcgctcggctgcagcaatatttcagaggaacatggagagtctactgaagtccgtccccagaaccgtcgtgttccaagatgacatcctgatcacaggtcgtgactccgagaaacatctgaacaacctggaagaggttctacatcatctggacaaagtgggactcagactgaaacgctcgaagtgcgtcttcatggcaccagaggtcgaattcctggggaggaaaattgctgctgacggcatcaggcccacggacgtgaaaaccaaagccatcaagaatgcacccaagccgcagaatgtgacggagctgcatttgttcctgggtctactcaactacttcggtaacttcctacctgaaTTGAGCACTTTTTTAGAAGCACTGCACATGCTgcgaagaaaaggcaacaactgggtgtggggtgcatctcaaggcagagcttttgagaaagccactaatcagctttgctctaacaagctgctggtacattatgacccatgtaaacgtttagtattggcctgtgatgctttgtcatatggaactgggttcatactccaacaagctaatgatttgggtaaacttcaaccagtcgcgtatgcttcaaaaagtttgtcaaaagcggaaagagcctacagcatggaagagaaagaagcattaacctgtgtgtatggggttaaaaagatgcatcagtacccatTTGAACTGGAGAGAGATAACAAGCTGCTCAttgcactgttctctgaaaacaaagatatcaataccaatgcttcatcccgcatccagaggtgggcggtgacattatccgcttatgattatgtcattcgccatagacctggcactgagaattgtgccgatgctttgaaccaTCTGCcgctgcccacaccggaggtggaaacaccacgacCGGCGGACCTATTATTAGTTACAGattcttttgagagtgaaggaacccctgtcacggctcaacaagttaagacctggaccagccaggacctgattttattggtggtgaagagttgcatcctcaaaggtgatgccataccgaagcaaatgtgtgaggagaccaaaccttacattcatcgcagagacaaactgtctattcagtcggattttatactgtggggcaatcgtgttgttgtgcccaagaaagggagagagaaatttgtacgtgagctacatagcacacatcccagcattgtaatgatgaaagccatcgccaggtctcatgtatggtggccggaaattgattctgagctggaatcatgtgtgcatcagtgcaacacttgcatgcagctcagcaaagcaccagcggaatcgccgctgagtctgtggtcgtagctgtccaaaccatggtccaggatccacatagacattgcaggtcccttcctggggaagacgtttttagttgtggtggatgcatattcaaagtggatagagtatataatcatgtcatccagcacatccacagctaccattgagaatttcagtgtcatgttcgcgacacatggtctgcctgacatcattgttagcgacaacgaatcgtgcttcaccagtcaggagtttcaagagttcatgaaactcaatgatatcaaacatgtaaggtcagcaccattcaaacctgcatccaatgggcaagtagaatgtgctgtccaaatcataaagcagagtgtgaagtgagtaacccaagggtcactgcagacctgcctgtcatgcatactgctgagttacaggacaagcccacactcacttactggggtctcgcctgctgaactaatgatgaagagaggtcttaaaaccaagctatctcttgtacatcctgacttgaataatcatgttgaatatagaagacaaagtcagcaagggtatcacaatcgcgcagctgtgttacacgatatttctgtaaatgatcctgtatatgttctgaattatggtcaaggtcccaagtagattgctggtactgtcatggccaaggagggcaacagagtatttattgtcaagctcaaaaatgggcaaacatgcagaaaatatatggatcagacaaagctacggcacgcagacgaaccggaacagtcggaggaagagacaatcgacgaccaaccaacctatccccagtcatcagaggactcagtggtcatcagtgaatcgggactttcaatcactgacatgttcaatgaaaatggattttcaatctctgacatggccattgcccctcccaccaggtcagccacccagccaccagtcacagcaGACTCCGAACACTCACCCAAAGCtgcagttgaactgagatggtcaacccgggagcgtaaaacaccagaccgtctcaatttgtaaaagattgtgttaatatctcagagggggggtattgtcatgtatgtaattttGGGATCACCAACCACTAGatgacgtcactgttggaggccattaggctgcacgcatgtgtgtgcagcccaagtataaaaggccagccattttgtatattagtcactttgggccttaataaagcagagccaagttcatacctcttggagttaaacagtactcagtctaacagttattgcatacaaaaCAGTAGGATAGTTGTaggaaagatgtttccacttggggggagcgggagaccaaaactaggagccataaatacaagatagtcacaaataaatccaatcgggaattcaggagaattttttttacccagaaagtggtgagaatgtggagcacggtaccatagggagtggttgaggcaaatagcatagctaCATTTAAGAGgaatctagataaacacatgagggagaaaagaatagaagaatatgctgatagagtgagatgaagcagggtgggacgaggttcgtgtggagcaaggaccagttgggccgaatggcctgtttctgtgctgtacattacaTGTCACTCTATGTCGATGTTGAACCCATGTCAGGAACAGGAGACAAGGTGAAGTAATGAGAAAGAACAATGTTTATATGGCACAACAAGTCCAGGAATGGGGCTGGTACCAGCCTCATTGTCACCCAGAGTTCACAGAGCTATCAACTGGGTCAAGCTCCCAAAATGGGAACGCTGTCCTGGGAAAGATACAGGTGAAGCCCAGGTTTACAGGGACAGGATCAGCAGTCAACAACAACAATTCCCATTTATACGGCACtttatgcagtaaaacatcccaaggcgcttcacaggagcattatcagacagaaATTGACAACATGCCACATAatcagatattaggacaggtcaaagaggtaggttttaaggagcattttaaaggaggagagagggacagagaagtttagtgagggaattccagtgccTAGGGCCTCGGCAGAAAGATGAAAATCAATGAAgcacaagagtccagaattggaggagcgcagagatctcggatggttgtagggctacagaaggttacagagatagggaggggcgagagccatggagggatttgaacacgaggatgggaATTGTAGGGTAGGAAGAGGttatagagaaagggaggggtgaaaGCGATGGAGGAATTAGGTTTAAGAAGTTTTAAATTGAGACAGTGCCTgactggtagccaatgtaggtcagcgagcacggggggtggtgaagggtgaacaggacttggtgcgaaagATGTGGAACAGCCGGTTGCATTATTACAAGCGTAATGAAAGCTTCAAACTCACCCGAGCAGATGACCCCAGcgtgctgaccacagggactgctgTTGGCACCGAGGGGATTGAAGAGGCATCGGTCCAGGGAGCGCTCTGTGCCGTCACACCTGACACCACTCAGCAGGATTTCCCCGCTCCCTTGGCCGAGGTAGGCCCCGGTTACCGACTCGGCCTTCCCGCAGTTCAGCTGCTTGCACACGATGT
The DNA window shown above is from Pristiophorus japonicus isolate sPriJap1 chromosome 19, sPriJap1.hap1, whole genome shotgun sequence and carries:
- the LOC139230198 gene encoding scavenger receptor cysteine-rich domain-containing protein DMBT1-like gives rise to the protein MVVADFSSPGPVHPRLRGGPDSCSGRVEVYNNSTWGTVCDHNWDILDASIVCRQLKCGAAVSVRTGFAPGVGPIWLDNVGCVGMEATINECPADQWKISNCTHSQDAGVTCSGPFPVRLTDGNNMCSGRVEIFHNSTWGTVCSEGWDLTDGDIVCKQLNCGKAESVTGAYLGQGSGEVLLSGVGCDGTERSLDRCLSNPLGANRSPCGQHAGVICSGGGLVRLEGGDDMCRGRVEILHQSVWGTVCSDYWDLHDAQVVCRQLNCGRVISATTGTSFGKTSGPIWLDDVLCDGTESSLDRCVASPWGEHNCRHSDDAGVQCSGPVHPRLRGGPDSCSGRVEVYNNSTWGTVCDHNWDILDASIVCRQLKCGAAVSVRTGFAPGVNVKSSLVNHFPPAGIANNWLITGAPAQRKVKLLNAWKKSMELISAPPKKVDVDGVPVSMESDTGASQSAMNQATFEEFWLNPANRHSVQAKLLPGLRAPAIDLEHGSIAASGSSTVQLDCPRHSGEISETEDPNSTFRAGAAIQEVNGIERNRFPMSRVEPVEGKSTTVYLQESPVPVRLVNGTNMCSGRVEVYHKSIWGTVCDNDWDEKAASVVCRLLNCGMALSATGGAYYGEGTGAIWLYDVKCLGTELALDQCSANPWGVNNCTHSKDAGVTCSGPVPVRLVNGNNMCSGRVEVYRKSVWGTVCDDGWDVNGASVVCRLLNCGTALSARTGTYYGEGTGDIWMMGVKCLGTEPALDQCSVTPGGVNNCNHSKDAGVTCSGEWSPVPVRLVNGNNMCSGRVEVYRKSVWGTVCDDGWDDNAANVVCRMLNCGTALSAIGGAYYGEGTEDIWLDDVWCNGTEPALDQCSANPWGVNNCTHSKDAGVTCSDSPLDEIVFLYRPYQILKHLN